In Calothrix sp. PCC 7507, one DNA window encodes the following:
- a CDS encoding type II toxin-antitoxin system VapC family toxin codes for MTYLLDTNIVSYILKKNVNVENKFREARRLQKDIFISCITYYGVKRGLLAINATRQLADFSLFCHRYQILFLDDIAILEKACQIYVDLQSRGLTIQEQDILIAATAITRGLILVSNDSDLQGVQGINLENWAKIES; via the coding sequence GTGACTTATTTACTTGATACAAACATTGTCAGCTATATTCTCAAAAAAAATGTAAATGTAGAAAATAAGTTCCGAGAAGCACGTCGTCTCCAAAAAGATATATTTATTAGCTGCATCACTTATTATGGGGTTAAACGGGGACTTTTAGCTATTAATGCTACAAGGCAGTTAGCTGATTTTAGTTTGTTCTGCCACAGATATCAAATTTTGTTTTTAGATGATATTGCAATTCTGGAAAAAGCCTGTCAAATTTATGTAGATTTACAATCTAGGGGTTTAACTATCCAAGAACAAGATATATTGATAGCGGCTACAGCAATTACACGCGGTTTAATTCTAGTTTCCAATGACTCTGATTTACAGGGAGTCCAGGGAATTAATTTAGAGAATTGGGCAAAAATAGAATCTTGA
- the tkt gene encoding transketolase translates to MAVATQSLEELCINSIRFLAVDAVEKAKSGHPGLPMGAAPMAFVLWDRFLKFNPKNPQWFNRDRFVLSAGHGSMLQYALLYLTGYDSVTIEDIKQFRQWGSKTPGHPENFETPGVEVTTGPLGQGIANGVGLAIAEAHLAAKYNKPDAKIVDHYTYVILGDGCNMEGISGEAASFAGHLGLGKLIALYDDNHISIDGSTDVAFTEDVSKRFEAYGWHVLHVQDGNTDLEAIANAIAAAKAVTDKPSMIKVTTTIGYGSPNKQNTAGIHGAALGGDEIALTRQNLGWEYEPFVVPQDALNHTRKAVERGAGYESDWNKIYADYKAKYPQEAAEFERYTSKKLPDGWDKVLPTYTPEDKALPTRKHSENCLNKLAAVLPELIGGSADLTHSNLTEIKGKGDFQKGAYQNPNIHYGVREHGMGAIVNGIALHASGLIPYGATFLIFTDYMRAAIRLSALSQAGAIWVMTHDSIGQGEDGPTHQPIETLASLRAIPNLTVFRPADGTETSGAYKVAIERAKQNAPTLLAFTRQNVPNLAGTSIEGVAKGGYTVVESEGTPDIILIGTGSELSLAVTAAEKLTAEGKKVRVVSLPAWDLFEAQDAAYKESILPKAVTKRLAVEAASSFGWHKYVGTEGDVVSIDRFGASAPGNVLLEKFGFSVDNVFAKAKALLG, encoded by the coding sequence GCAAAATCGGGACACCCAGGACTGCCAATGGGCGCGGCTCCAATGGCTTTCGTACTTTGGGATCGCTTTCTGAAGTTTAACCCCAAGAATCCTCAGTGGTTCAACCGCGATCGCTTTGTCTTGTCTGCTGGTCATGGCTCGATGTTGCAGTATGCCCTGCTCTACCTGACAGGCTACGACAGCGTCACAATTGAAGATATCAAGCAATTCCGTCAATGGGGTTCTAAAACTCCTGGTCACCCAGAAAACTTTGAAACACCAGGTGTAGAAGTTACTACCGGGCCACTAGGTCAAGGAATAGCCAATGGAGTTGGTTTGGCGATCGCCGAAGCACACCTAGCTGCTAAATATAACAAACCCGATGCTAAAATCGTCGACCACTACACCTACGTGATTCTAGGTGATGGTTGCAACATGGAAGGCATTTCCGGTGAAGCTGCTTCTTTTGCGGGACACTTGGGATTAGGCAAACTCATTGCTCTGTACGACGACAACCACATCTCTATCGATGGTTCCACAGATGTAGCATTCACCGAAGATGTTTCTAAACGGTTTGAAGCTTACGGTTGGCACGTCCTGCATGTTCAAGATGGTAACACCGATTTAGAAGCGATCGCTAATGCGATCGCCGCCGCCAAAGCTGTCACCGACAAGCCAAGCATGATTAAGGTGACAACTACCATCGGTTACGGTTCCCCCAACAAGCAAAACACCGCCGGGATTCACGGTGCCGCCTTAGGTGGAGACGAAATCGCACTGACTCGTCAAAACTTGGGTTGGGAATACGAGCCGTTCGTCGTCCCCCAAGATGCCCTCAACCACACCCGCAAAGCGGTAGAACGTGGCGCAGGCTACGAATCTGATTGGAACAAGATATACGCTGACTACAAAGCTAAATATCCCCAAGAAGCGGCTGAGTTTGAACGCTACACCAGCAAAAAACTGCCCGATGGTTGGGATAAAGTGCTGCCAACCTACACCCCCGAAGATAAAGCATTACCCACCCGCAAGCACTCAGAAAACTGCCTCAATAAACTAGCGGCGGTTTTACCTGAGTTAATTGGTGGTTCTGCTGACTTAACCCACTCCAACCTCACCGAAATTAAGGGTAAAGGCGACTTCCAAAAAGGAGCATACCAAAACCCCAACATCCACTATGGTGTACGGGAACATGGTATGGGCGCAATTGTCAATGGTATAGCGCTACATGCTTCAGGATTAATTCCCTACGGCGCCACCTTCTTAATCTTTACAGACTACATGCGGGCGGCTATCCGCTTATCTGCATTATCCCAAGCTGGCGCAATTTGGGTAATGACCCACGACTCCATTGGACAAGGTGAAGACGGGCCAACACACCAGCCAATTGAAACTCTGGCTTCCCTGCGCGCAATTCCTAACCTCACAGTATTTCGCCCCGCAGATGGCACAGAAACCTCTGGCGCTTACAAAGTGGCGATTGAGAGAGCAAAGCAAAACGCTCCTACTCTCTTGGCGTTCACTCGTCAAAATGTTCCTAACTTGGCAGGTACTTCGATTGAAGGTGTGGCTAAGGGTGGATACACTGTGGTGGAAAGCGAAGGTACACCCGATATCATCCTGATTGGTACTGGTTCAGAATTGAGCCTCGCCGTCACCGCCGCTGAGAAACTCACCGCCGAAGGTAAGAAAGTCCGTGTTGTTTCACTACCTGCGTGGGATTTGTTTGAAGCACAAGACGCAGCTTATAAAGAGTCCATCCTCCCGAAAGCTGTCACCAAGCGTTTAGCGGTAGAAGCTGCTTCTAGTTTCGGTTGGCACAAATATGTCGGTACTGAAGGCGATGTTGTGAGTATCGATCGCTTTGGTGCTTCCGCTCCTGGTAATGTTCTCCTAGAAAAGTTTGGTTTTAGTGTTGATAATGTGTTCGCTAAAGCGAAAGCATTGTTGGGTTAA